In Phragmites australis chromosome 16, lpPhrAust1.1, whole genome shotgun sequence, one DNA window encodes the following:
- the LOC133895843 gene encoding large ribosomal subunit protein uL30x-like, whose product MAAEAKAAAVPESVLRKRKREELWAAEKKEKAVADRKKALEGRKLIFARAKEYAQEYDAQEKELVQLKREARMKGGFYVSPEAKLLFVVRIRGINAMHPKTRKILQLLRLRQIFNGVFLKVNKATINMLRRVEPYVAYGYPNLKSVRELIYKRGYGKLNKQRIPLSNNNVIEEGLGKHNIICIEDLVHEIMTVGPHFKEANNFLWPFKLKAPLGGLKKKRNHYVEGGDAGNRENYINELIKRMN is encoded by the exons atggcggcggaggcgaaggcggcggcggtgccagAGTCGGTGCTGCGGAAGCGGAAGCGGGAGGAGCTGTGGGCAgcggagaagaaggagaaggcggTCGCCGACAGGAAGAAGGCGCTCGAGGGCCGCAAGCTCATCTTCGCCCGCGCCAAGGAGTACGCGCAGGAGTACGACGCCCAG GAGAAGGAGCTTGTGCAGCTCAAGCGTGAGGCCCGGATGAAGGGTGGGTTCTATGTGAGCCCCGAGGCCAAGCTTCTGTTTGTGGTCCGCATCCGTGG TATCAATGCCATGCACCCCAAGACCCGCAAGATTTTGCAGCTCCTGCGTTTGAGGCAGATCTTCAATGGTGTCTTCCTCAAGGTTAACAAGGCTACCATTAACATGCTGCGCAGGGTTGAGCCATATGTTGCATATGG GTACCCTAATCTGAAGAGTGTAAGGGAATTGATCTACAAGCGGGGTTATGGGAAGTTGAACAAGCAGAGGATTCCACTGAGCAACAACAATGTCATTGAGGAG GGCCTTGGGAAGCACAACATCATCTGTATCGAGGACCTTGTCCATGAGATCATGACTGTTGGCCCACACTTCAAGGAGGCCAACAACTTCCTCTGGCCATTTAAGCTGAAGGCGCCGCTGGGTGGcctgaagaagaagaggaaccaCTACGTCGAGGGTGGTGATGCTGGCAACCGTGAGAACTACATCAACGAGCTCATCAAGAGGATGAACTAG